In Candidatus Sericytochromatia bacterium, the DNA window AGCAACGGGGCCAATGTGGACCTTGCCCGCGACGGAAATCTCGCCACCTGCTGGAGCAGTGGGCTGGTCTCCAACCCCACCTTCACGGGAAGACTGTCCGCGACCGCCACGTTGACCCAACTGAACATCAAGGTCAACCCGGTTGGCAGTTACGCGGTGGATGTCTCAAACGATGGTCTCCGGTGGCGGACCGTTCTGACAGGCGTCCGCAACAGCTCGTGGAATGTGGAAAGCAAACGGTTTCCCAGTGCCACGAATGCATCCTGGATTCGACTCCGTTTCTCGAACAACAGACAGAACGTGATGCTGTTCGAGTGGGTCGCCATGGGGACCCCCATGGTCTCTCCCCAGCCGTCACCGACGGCCACCCCAACCGCCATGCCCTCGCCAAGCGCGCCTCCGACAGCGTCACCGACCCCCAGCGCAACCACCAGCCCGGCTCCCAGTGCCACCCCCATGCCCTCGGCCACCCCGACCCCGATGGCCTCGGGCAGCCCAAACCCGGCCCAGACCCGCATCCTCGTGGACACAACCCGGGTCTTGCATGCCGCGAACTCATTCCTGCTAGGGACCAACCGCAACCACGTCGAAAGCGACTTTCCAAATGGGGCCGCGAAGTTGGCCAAGATGCGGGAATTGAGCCCCACCTGGGGCCAGCGTCGCTATCTCTATCGAATCGGACACGGACCGACCGACGGGCGGAACGACTATAGCTACATGACGGGCTTCCACTTTGAGGGGGTGTGGAACAAGACCGGGGGCTACCCCTACGACGACCTTCGCTACAGCCTCAAGGATGCCAATACCTTGGGAGCCGAGCAAATGCACGTGGTGAACTACGGCACGGGCACCCCGGAGGAGGCGGGACGTTATGTCAGTTTTCTGAACCGTGCGGGCGACGCCAATCGTGCCCGCTATCCCTATGCGCAGCAGAACGTGCGCCTGTTCGAACTCGGCAACGAAATCCCCTGGACCATGGTGCGGGGACATGACACCTATGCCCCCAATGAATCGGTCTATGCCCAGCGCGCCAAGCTGTTCGCCCAACAGATGCGGGCAAACTCGGATGTGCCGATTCAGATTGGCGCGGTGGCCTCGATCAACTCGAACTGGCTGGGCAACGGTTGGAGCGGGGGCGTCACGACGGTCAAGAACATTCTGCAGATCATGGGAGACCAGGTGGACTTCCTGATCTACCACGGGTATCCCTCTTGGCCGCTCTACAAGAGTGGCGACCTGCTCACCCTGATGGCCCAGAACGAATGGAACCGGCAGAAAATCACCAATGAAATCCAGCCGGCCATTCGTCAATACGGAGCAGGGCGAGACATTCGCATCGCCAACACAGAGTTCTTCACCCACCTGTACAACGACGTGGCCCGTTCCCGCGGGCTATTCGGTGCGCTCTACGCCGCCGACTCGCTGAGTCTGGCCTTCAATCTGAACCTGTTGACGAGTGTGGAATTCTGCTTCGAGCACAAGGAACTGGCGGACGCCGCGTTCTTCTTCAACAACGACCCCAACAACACCACCGCCATCTTCAAATTCCAGAAGATGCTGGCGGAACATTGGGGCGACCAGATCGTGCAAAGCCAGGTGCAAGGCGGGCCGAGCGTCAAGGTGGCTGGGGCGGCGACCAGTCTGGACCTCCCGAAATTGGCGGTATCAGCCTCGAGCCGAGACCAGACCAGCTACGTGATGGTGGTGCATCGCCTCAATGACGCCGATGTGACTGCGGACGTCGCACTGGGCTGGACGCCCAGCCGCATCACACGCTGGACGCTGAGCGACCCGAATGGCTGGAACGCGGCGAACGCCTCGCTCAAAACCGAAACACTGGACCGGCTTGAGGGCGTGGTATTCCCCAAATCCAGCGTGACGATCCTGGAGATCACACGCTGAAGTCGAGGTTCCGCGACGACCCTGGAAGAATCGTCTGAGGCAGCCCCCTGCCACGCCGGGCGTGGCGGGTGGTCCGGACAAAAGCAGACGGCCTCCCCGAGGGGAGGCCGTCCTTGAAATATCGTCCGAGCCGAAGGCTTACTTCTTGCCCGCTGCAGCCTTCTTCTTGGCACCAGCAACGGTTTCCTTCAGACCCTTGCCGGCCGTGAAGGCGGGCGCCTTCTTGGCAGAGATCTTCAGGACAGCACCCGTGCGGGGGTTACGGCCTTCGCGGGCGGCGCGCTCGCGCACCTGGAAGGTGCCGAAACCAACCAGCGTCACCTTGTCGCCCTTGGCCAACGCGGCCGTCACGGCATCAATGGTGGCATTGATGGTGGACTCGGTGTCCTTCTTGGACAGCTTGGTCTTGGCGGCAACGGCGTTGACGAGTTCTTCCTTGTTCAATTCCTTACTCCTTCTGACCGGGCGGCAGGCGAGCAGGCTGTCAGTGAGACCCTGCCGGGCATACAGCCCTCATCCCTAACGCAGATCAAGTTAGCATGGGGCTTGCGGGGATGCAAGCCTTTCATGTGCAGATGAACCCTGATTTTTCCGCCTCTTGATCGGTGTGATCAAGGCGCAGACAGCCTTTATGAAAACCCCCTCCGCGAAACGCAGAGGGGGTTTTTGTGTCAAAAAGGGGCGAATTCAGGCTTCAGCCGCACTTGGAGTAGCCGCAGCTGCGGCAGGTGACACAACCTTCGCCGAATTCCAGCCCGCTGCCACACTCCGGACACTCCGGGCTTTCGCCATAAATCCGGACCGCGTCGATGCCATAACGATCGGCGCCGGCCTTGGCCACCACCGCAGCGCTTGAGGTCACAGGCAAGACAGCGGGCTGCGCCGCCAGCACTTGGCCGAGATTCCGGGGGCTGTCCTTCAGCACCTTGCCGATGGCGTCCGGAATGCTCAGGACCTGGTTCGCCCCAAATCCGTAGGGATTTGCCCCGCGGATTCCGATCAGGCTGCGTGAGATTTCATCCACCGGGACATTGTGCTGCAAGGCGAGGCTGATCAAA includes these proteins:
- a CDS encoding discoidin domain-containing protein gives rise to the protein MRTRRIIHSWLPLASALSGLAACQISPPIGPHPDQAQAEGSQRSLGQGSRQLLNIQTLAWAKLSASSNGANVDLARDGNLATCWSSGLVSNPTFTGRLSATATLTQLNIKVNPVGSYAVDVSNDGLRWRTVLTGVRNSSWNVESKRFPSATNASWIRLRFSNNRQNVMLFEWVAMGTPMVSPQPSPTATPTAMPSPSAPPTASPTPSATTSPAPSATPMPSATPTPMASGSPNPAQTRILVDTTRVLHAANSFLLGTNRNHVESDFPNGAAKLAKMRELSPTWGQRRYLYRIGHGPTDGRNDYSYMTGFHFEGVWNKTGGYPYDDLRYSLKDANTLGAEQMHVVNYGTGTPEEAGRYVSFLNRAGDANRARYPYAQQNVRLFELGNEIPWTMVRGHDTYAPNESVYAQRAKLFAQQMRANSDVPIQIGAVASINSNWLGNGWSGGVTTVKNILQIMGDQVDFLIYHGYPSWPLYKSGDLLTLMAQNEWNRQKITNEIQPAIRQYGAGRDIRIANTEFFTHLYNDVARSRGLFGALYAADSLSLAFNLNLLTSVEFCFEHKELADAAFFFNNDPNNTTAIFKFQKMLAEHWGDQIVQSQVQGGPSVKVAGAATSLDLPKLAVSASSRDQTSYVMVVHRLNDADVTADVALGWTPSRITRWTLSDPNGWNAANASLKTETLDRLEGVVFPKSSVTILEITR
- a CDS encoding HU family DNA-binding protein, which translates into the protein MNKEELVNAVAAKTKLSKKDTESTINATIDAVTAALAKGDKVTLVGFGTFQVRERAAREGRNPRTGAVLKISAKKAPAFTAGKGLKETVAGAKKKAAAGKK